From Cataglyphis hispanica isolate Lineage 1 chromosome 3, ULB_Chis1_1.0, whole genome shotgun sequence, a single genomic window includes:
- the LOC126848053 gene encoding uncharacterized protein LOC126848053 isoform X4: MIYVSYIAHICISEPMLKAKWKGLRDTFRAELKKDQVYRKSKFHRNRPVWIHFKSLQFLKEQMLPRPPIWERSVAKTEDELQPCESEAENGIPSSGIDGGLDDRDAIADHLLSMAGDGNVGHHQLKLDGDHHGRRGTVDVKREPEESFDNLEFQNVADNLAENEMMLQNISPEQVLMSDSDGGVGLVGVDPLEGNRFDDNYYFLMSLLPHIRTLPADRRMLLRIQMQELVYKEVYKKTIEGEQTAKT; the protein is encoded by the exons atgatttatgttTCTTACATTGCACATATTTGCATCTCAG AGCCGATGCTGAAGGCGAAATGGAAGGGTTTACGCGACACGTTCCGTGCTGAGCTGAAGAAGGACCAGGTATATCGCAAGAGCAAGTTCCATCGGAACCGGCCAGTATGGATCCATTTCAAGAGTCTGCAGTTCCTGAAGGAGCAAATGCTACCGCGGCCGCCGATCTGGGAACGAAGCGTCGCTAAGACCGAAGACGAACTTCAGCCGTGCGAGAGCGAGGCCGAGAATGGCATTCCGTCATCCGGCATCGACGGCGGTCTCGATGATCGAGACGCGATCGCCGATCATCTGCTGTCGATGGCCGGCGACGGTAATGTCGGTCATCATCAGCTGAAACTGGACGGCGATCATCATGGGCGGCGTGGCACGGTGGACGTGAAGCGGGAACCCGAGGAGAGCTTCGACAACTTGGAGTTTCAGAACGTCGCCGACAATCTCGCGGAAAATGAGATGATGTTGCAGAACATCTCGCCCGAACAAGTCCTCATGAGCGACAGCGACGGCGGCGTCGGCCTCGTCGGTGTCGATCCCCTCGAGGGCAATCGCTTCGATGACAACTACTACTTCCTGATGAGTCTGCTGCCGCACATCAGGACCCTGCCGGCCGATCGCAGAATGCTGCTCAGGATACAGATGCAGGAACTCGTTTACAAGGAAGTTTATAAGAAGACCATCGAAGGCGAGCAGACGGCAAAGACTTAA
- the LOC126848053 gene encoding uncharacterized protein LOC126848053 isoform X1 — protein sequence MRDEVKMDANRLIAEVYKRPALWNQRHISYHNREVTNRVWMEIAAIFNLPSMCSSRTRGELAATHLPFAHASTAQPMLKAKWKGLRDTFRAELKKDQVYRKSKFHRNRPVWIHFKSLQFLKEQMLPRPPIWERSVAKTEDELQPCESEAENGIPSSGIDGGLDDRDAIADHLLSMAGDGNVGHHQLKLDGDHHGRRGTVDVKREPEESFDNLEFQNVADNLAENEMMLQNISPEQVLMSDSDGGVGLVGVDPLEGNRFDDNYYFLMSLLPHIRTLPADRRMLLRIQMQELVYKEVYKKTIEGEQTAKT from the exons ATGAGGGACGAGGTGAAGATGGACGCGAATCGGCTGATCGCCGAGGTCTACAAGCGGCCGGCTCTCTGGAACCAGAGGCATATCTCCTATCACAATCGCGAAGTGACTAATCGCGTCTGGATGGAGATCGCGGCGATATTCAACCTCCCCAGTATGTGTTCCTCGCGTACGAGGGGCGAGCTCGCCGCGACGCATCTTCCCTTCGCCCATGCGTCGACTGCTC AGCCGATGCTGAAGGCGAAATGGAAGGGTTTACGCGACACGTTCCGTGCTGAGCTGAAGAAGGACCAGGTATATCGCAAGAGCAAGTTCCATCGGAACCGGCCAGTATGGATCCATTTCAAGAGTCTGCAGTTCCTGAAGGAGCAAATGCTACCGCGGCCGCCGATCTGGGAACGAAGCGTCGCTAAGACCGAAGACGAACTTCAGCCGTGCGAGAGCGAGGCCGAGAATGGCATTCCGTCATCCGGCATCGACGGCGGTCTCGATGATCGAGACGCGATCGCCGATCATCTGCTGTCGATGGCCGGCGACGGTAATGTCGGTCATCATCAGCTGAAACTGGACGGCGATCATCATGGGCGGCGTGGCACGGTGGACGTGAAGCGGGAACCCGAGGAGAGCTTCGACAACTTGGAGTTTCAGAACGTCGCCGACAATCTCGCGGAAAATGAGATGATGTTGCAGAACATCTCGCCCGAACAAGTCCTCATGAGCGACAGCGACGGCGGCGTCGGCCTCGTCGGTGTCGATCCCCTCGAGGGCAATCGCTTCGATGACAACTACTACTTCCTGATGAGTCTGCTGCCGCACATCAGGACCCTGCCGGCCGATCGCAGAATGCTGCTCAGGATACAGATGCAGGAACTCGTTTACAAGGAAGTTTATAAGAAGACCATCGAAGGCGAGCAGACGGCAAAGACTTAA
- the LOC126848058 gene encoding respirasome Complex Assembly Factor 1 yields MLRTKPLRNGNGGKCEVNVWTRAITANSEWPDKEEFLDVIYWARQAIGIIVGIGWGLIPLKGFLALLLFVIVNAGITYLYFSSFQQIDEEEFGGIWELTKEGFMTSFAGFLVTWIIIYSGLHFD; encoded by the exons ATGTTGCGCACGAAACCGTTGAGGAACGGCAACGGCGGCAAGTGCGAGGTTAATGTATGGACACGTGCGATCACGGCGAACTCGGAATGGCCGGACAAG GAGGAATTTCTTGACGTGATATATTGGGCGAGGCAAGCGATCGGTATTATCGTCGGTATAGGATGGGGCCTTATACCTCTGAAAGGTTTTTTAGCTCTATTGTT ATTTGTAATAGTCAATGCGggaattacatatttatactttagCAGTTTTCAACAAATCGACGAAGAAGAATTTGGTGGCATATGGGAATTGACGAAGGAAGGTTTTATGACCTCGTTCGCTGGTTTTCTA GTGACTTGGATTATTATATACTCTGGATTACATTTTGACTGA
- the LOC126848053 gene encoding uncharacterized protein LOC126848053 isoform X3: MRRLLVRLYSLYQQPMLKAKWKGLRDTFRAELKKDQVYRKSKFHRNRPVWIHFKSLQFLKEQMLPRPPIWERSVAKTEDELQPCESEAENGIPSSGIDGGLDDRDAIADHLLSMAGDGNVGHHQLKLDGDHHGRRGTVDVKREPEESFDNLEFQNVADNLAENEMMLQNISPEQVLMSDSDGGVGLVGVDPLEGNRFDDNYYFLMSLLPHIRTLPADRRMLLRIQMQELVYKEVYKKTIEGEQTAKT, translated from the exons ATGCGTCGACTGCTCGTGCGACTATATTCTCTCTACCAGC AGCCGATGCTGAAGGCGAAATGGAAGGGTTTACGCGACACGTTCCGTGCTGAGCTGAAGAAGGACCAGGTATATCGCAAGAGCAAGTTCCATCGGAACCGGCCAGTATGGATCCATTTCAAGAGTCTGCAGTTCCTGAAGGAGCAAATGCTACCGCGGCCGCCGATCTGGGAACGAAGCGTCGCTAAGACCGAAGACGAACTTCAGCCGTGCGAGAGCGAGGCCGAGAATGGCATTCCGTCATCCGGCATCGACGGCGGTCTCGATGATCGAGACGCGATCGCCGATCATCTGCTGTCGATGGCCGGCGACGGTAATGTCGGTCATCATCAGCTGAAACTGGACGGCGATCATCATGGGCGGCGTGGCACGGTGGACGTGAAGCGGGAACCCGAGGAGAGCTTCGACAACTTGGAGTTTCAGAACGTCGCCGACAATCTCGCGGAAAATGAGATGATGTTGCAGAACATCTCGCCCGAACAAGTCCTCATGAGCGACAGCGACGGCGGCGTCGGCCTCGTCGGTGTCGATCCCCTCGAGGGCAATCGCTTCGATGACAACTACTACTTCCTGATGAGTCTGCTGCCGCACATCAGGACCCTGCCGGCCGATCGCAGAATGCTGCTCAGGATACAGATGCAGGAACTCGTTTACAAGGAAGTTTATAAGAAGACCATCGAAGGCGAGCAGACGGCAAAGACTTAA
- the LOC126848053 gene encoding uncharacterized protein LOC126848053 isoform X2 has translation MRDEVKMDANRLIAEVYKRPALWNQRHISYHNREVTNRVWMEIAAIFNLPKPMLKAKWKGLRDTFRAELKKDQVYRKSKFHRNRPVWIHFKSLQFLKEQMLPRPPIWERSVAKTEDELQPCESEAENGIPSSGIDGGLDDRDAIADHLLSMAGDGNVGHHQLKLDGDHHGRRGTVDVKREPEESFDNLEFQNVADNLAENEMMLQNISPEQVLMSDSDGGVGLVGVDPLEGNRFDDNYYFLMSLLPHIRTLPADRRMLLRIQMQELVYKEVYKKTIEGEQTAKT, from the exons ATGAGGGACGAGGTGAAGATGGACGCGAATCGGCTGATCGCCGAGGTCTACAAGCGGCCGGCTCTCTGGAACCAGAGGCATATCTCCTATCACAATCGCGAAGTGACTAATCGCGTCTGGATGGAGATCGCGGCGATATTCAACCTCCCCA AGCCGATGCTGAAGGCGAAATGGAAGGGTTTACGCGACACGTTCCGTGCTGAGCTGAAGAAGGACCAGGTATATCGCAAGAGCAAGTTCCATCGGAACCGGCCAGTATGGATCCATTTCAAGAGTCTGCAGTTCCTGAAGGAGCAAATGCTACCGCGGCCGCCGATCTGGGAACGAAGCGTCGCTAAGACCGAAGACGAACTTCAGCCGTGCGAGAGCGAGGCCGAGAATGGCATTCCGTCATCCGGCATCGACGGCGGTCTCGATGATCGAGACGCGATCGCCGATCATCTGCTGTCGATGGCCGGCGACGGTAATGTCGGTCATCATCAGCTGAAACTGGACGGCGATCATCATGGGCGGCGTGGCACGGTGGACGTGAAGCGGGAACCCGAGGAGAGCTTCGACAACTTGGAGTTTCAGAACGTCGCCGACAATCTCGCGGAAAATGAGATGATGTTGCAGAACATCTCGCCCGAACAAGTCCTCATGAGCGACAGCGACGGCGGCGTCGGCCTCGTCGGTGTCGATCCCCTCGAGGGCAATCGCTTCGATGACAACTACTACTTCCTGATGAGTCTGCTGCCGCACATCAGGACCCTGCCGGCCGATCGCAGAATGCTGCTCAGGATACAGATGCAGGAACTCGTTTACAAGGAAGTTTATAAGAAGACCATCGAAGGCGAGCAGACGGCAAAGACTTAA
- the LOC126848056 gene encoding EKC/KEOPS complex subunit Tp53rkb yields the protein MQDLELIAQGAEARLYKGFYLGKMSLVKERFVKNYRHPELDARLTKDRIKAEARAIIRAKSAGIATPALYLVDVERRSIYMEYVENAAVLKDFIDENVSGKTDVDDLVEFIGRGLGTLIARLHSRHMIHGDLTTSNILLKNDSNELSCNDQSEAETRFVMIDFGLARLDSTVEDKAVDLYVLERSLLSAHSEVPTLFSRIFHHYQQNYQNKSQCEQVLAKYKQVQARGRKRLMIG from the exons ATGCAAGACTTAGAACTAATAGCGCAAGGCGCGGAGGCGCGCCTTTATAAGGGCTTCTACTTGGGAAAGATGAGCTTGGTGAAAGAAAGATTCGTAAAGAATTACCGACACCCGGAGTTGGACGCGCGTCTCACCAAGGATCGCATCAAGGCCGAGGCTCGGGCCATCATTCGAGCGAAATCGGCAG GCATAGCAACACCAGCCCTGTACCTGGTGGATGTAGAGCGACGCAGTATCTATATGGAATACGTGGAGAACGCCGCAGTACTCAAGGATTTCATAGACGAAAATGTTTCGGGAAAGACGGACGTGGATGACCTGGTGGAGTTCATAGGACGCGGATTGGGCACACTCATAGCCAGACTGCATTCGAGACATATGATCCATGGCGATCTGACTACGTCGAATATATTGCTCAAGAATGACTCGAACGAACTGTCCTGCAACGATCAATCCGAAG CCGAAACTCGATTTGTAATGATAGACTTTGGATTGGCCCGATTGGATTCCACAGTGGAGGATAAGGCAGTCGATTTGTACGTTCTCGAGCGATCGTTGCTCAGCGCGCATTCCGAAGTGCCGACGTTATTCTCCCGCATTTTTCATCACTATCAGCAGAACTATCAGAACAAGAGTCAATGCGAGCAAGTGCTCGCCAAGTATAAGCAGGTGCAGGCGCGAGGACGTAAACGCTTGATGATCGGCTGA